One region of Danio rerio strain Tuebingen ecotype United States chromosome 5, GRCz12tu, whole genome shotgun sequence genomic DNA includes:
- the aldh2.1 gene encoding aldehyde dehydrogenase 2 family member, tandem duplicate 1 isoform X1, producing MDASQRGLLLNRLADCIERDAAYLAELETLDNGKPYTLSFCVDLPMVVKCLRYYAGWADKWEGKTIPIDGNYFCYTRHEPIGVCGQIIPWNFPLLMQALKLGPALATGNTVVMKVAEQTPLTALYIASLIKEVGFPAGVVNIIPGFGPTAGAAIASHMDVDKVAFTGSTDVGHLIQRASSASNLKNVSLELGGKSPNIILSDANMEEAVEQAHSALFFNQGQCCCAGTRTFVQESIYDEFVERSVERAKNRIVGDPFDLNTEQGPQVDEDQFKKVLGYISSGKREGAKLMCGGAPAAERGYFIQPTVFGDVKDDMKIAREEIFGPVMQILKFKSLEEVIERANDSKYGLAAAVFTQNIDKANYISHGLRAGTVWINCYNVFGVQAPFGGYKASGIGRELGEYGLDIYTEVKTVTIKVPQKNS from the exons ATGGATGCGTCTCAGCGTGGGCTGCTGCTGAACAGATTAGCAGACTGCATTGAGAGAGATGCTGCCTATTTAGCT GAGCTAGAAACTCTTGATAATGGAAAGCCATATACCCTCTCCTTCTGTGTGGACTTGCCCATGGTGGTCAAATGCTTGAG GTATTATGCTGGCTGGGCAGACAAATGGGAGGGTAAAACCATCCCGATTGATGGCAATTACTTCTGCTACACAAGACATGAGCCCATTGGAGTCTGTGGGCAAATTATTCCT TGGAATTTCCCTCTATTGATGCAGGCGTTAAAGCTGGGTCCGGCTCTGGCCACTGGAAACACAGTGGTGATGAAGGTGGCGGAGCAGACGCCACTCACTGCATTGTATATCGCCAGTTTGATCAAAGAG GTTGGTTTTCCTGCTGGGGTTGTCAACATTATCCCAGGGTTTGGTCCCACAGCAGGAGCAGCCATTGCTTCTCACATGGATGTGGACAAAGTAGCTTTCACCGGCTCCACTGAT GTCGGTCACCTGATCCAGCGAGCCTCGAGTGCCAGTAATCTGAAAAATGTCTCCCTGGAGCTCGGAGGAAAGAGTCCAAACATCATCCTGTCAGATGCTaaca TGGAAGAAGCAGTGGAGCAGGCCCATTCTGCCCTGTTCTTCAACCAAGGCCAGTGCTGTTGCGCAGGCACTCGCACTTTTGTACAGGAGAGCATCTACGATGAGTTTGTGGAGCGAAGTGTGGAGAGAGCCAAGAATAGGATTGTGGGAGATCCATTTGACTTGAACACGGAGCAGGGCCCACAG GTGGATGAGGATCAGTTCAAGAAGGTTCTGGGCTACATCAGCAGCGGGAAGCGTGAAGGAGCCAAGCTGAtgtgtggaggagctccagccgCCGAGCGCGGATACTTCATCCAGCCCACAGTCTTCGGAGACGTCAAGGACGACATGAAAATCGCTCGCGAGGAG ATCTTCGGGCCTGTTATGCAAATTCTGAAGTTCAAATCTTTGGAGGAAGTGATTGAGAGAGCCAACGACAGCAAATATGGCCTCGCGGCTGCTGTTTTCACCCAGAACATTGACAAGGCCAATTATATTTCCCATGGCCTGCGTGCTGGGACTGTGtg GATTAACTGCTATAACGTGTTCGGAGTTCAGGCTCCGTTTGGAGGCTACAAAGCATCAGGAATTGGTCGTGAGTTGGGCGAGTATGGACTGGACATCTACACGGAGGTCAAAACG GTTACAATTAAGGTTCCTCAGAAAAATTCATAA
- the aldh2.1 gene encoding aldehyde dehydrogenase 2 family member, tandem duplicate 1 (The RefSeq protein has 4 substitutions compared to this genomic sequence) — protein MLRTVFSRTFPQVFRISSCQHSTIPAPNVQPDVHYNKIFINNEWHDAVSKKTFPTINPATAEVICHVAEGDKADVDKAVKAARDAFKLGSPWRRMDASQRGLLLNRLADCIERDAAYLAELETLDNGKPYTLSFCVDLPMVVKCLRYYAGWADKWEGKTIPIDGNYFCYTRHEPIGVCGQIIPWNFPLLMQALKLGPALATGNTVVMKVAEQTPLTALYIASLIKEVGFPAGVVNIVPGFGPTAGAAIASHMDVDKVAFTGSTDVGHLIQQASSASNLKNVSLELGGKSPNIILSDANMEEAVEQAHSALFFNQGQCCCAGTRTFVQESIYDEFVERSVERAKNRIVGDPFDLNTEQGPQVDEDQFKKVLGYISSGKREGAKLMCGGAPAAERGYFIQPTVFGDVKDDMTIAREEIFGPVMQILKFKSLEEVIERANDSKYGLAAAVFTQNIDKANYISHGLRAGTVWINCYNVFGVQAPFGGYKASGIGRELGEYGLDIYTEVKTVTIKVPQKNS, from the exons ATGCTGCGCACCGTTTTTTCCCGAACTTTTCCTCAAGTTTTTCGCATCTCCTCATGTCAACATTCAACGATTCCTGCACCTAACGTTAAGCCTGACGTGCATTATAACAAG ATTTTCATTAATAATGAGTGGCATGATGCTGTAAGCAAGAAGACTTTTCCAACCATCAATCCTGCTACTGCTGAAGTGATCTGCCACGTCGCGGAGGGGGATAAG GCTGATGTGGATAAAGCGGTGAAGGCTGCCAGAGATGCCTTTAAGCTGGGCTCTCCCTGGCGCCGCATGGATGCGTCTCAGCGTGGGCTGCTGCTGAACAGATTAGCAGACTGCATTGAGAGAGATGCTGCCTATTTAGCT GAGCTAGAAACTCTTGATAATGGAAAGCCATATACCCTCTCCTTCTGTGTGGACTTGCCCATGGTGGTCAAATGCTTGAG GTATTATGCTGGCTGGGCAGACAAATGGGAGGGTAAAACCATCCCGATTGATGGCAATTACTTCTGCTACACAAGACATGAGCCCATTGGAGTCTGTGGGCAAATTATTCCT TGGAATTTCCCTCTATTGATGCAGGCGTTAAAGCTGGGTCCGGCTCTGGCCACTGGAAACACAGTGGTGATGAAGGTGGCGGAGCAGACGCCACTCACTGCATTGTATATCGCCAGTTTGATCAAAGAG GTTGGTTTTCCTGCTGGGGTTGTCAACATTATCCCAGGGTTTGGTCCCACAGCAGGAGCAGCCATTGCTTCTCACATGGATGTGGACAAAGTAGCTTTCACCGGCTCCACTGAT GTCGGTCACCTGATCCAGCGAGCCTCGAGTGCCAGTAATCTGAAAAATGTCTCCCTGGAGCTCGGAGGAAAGAGTCCAAACATCATCCTGTCAGATGCTaaca TGGAAGAAGCAGTGGAGCAGGCCCATTCTGCCCTGTTCTTCAACCAAGGCCAGTGCTGTTGCGCAGGCACTCGCACTTTTGTACAGGAGAGCATCTACGATGAGTTTGTGGAGCGAAGTGTGGAGAGAGCCAAGAATAGGATTGTGGGAGATCCATTTGACTTGAACACGGAGCAGGGCCCACAG GTGGATGAGGATCAGTTCAAGAAGGTTCTGGGCTACATCAGCAGCGGGAAGCGTGAAGGAGCCAAGCTGAtgtgtggaggagctccagccgCCGAGCGCGGATACTTCATCCAGCCCACAGTCTTCGGAGACGTCAAGGACGACATGAAAATCGCTCGCGAGGAG ATCTTCGGGCCTGTTATGCAAATTCTGAAGTTCAAATCTTTGGAGGAAGTGATTGAGAGAGCCAACGACAGCAAATATGGCCTCGCGGCTGCTGTTTTCACCCAGAACATTGACAAGGCCAATTATATTTCCCATGGCCTGCGTGCTGGGACTGTGtg GATTAACTGCTATAACGTGTTCGGAGTTCAGGCTCCGTTTGGAGGCTACAAAGCATCAGGAATTGGTCGTGAGTTGGGCGAGTATGGACTGGACATCTACACGGAGGTCAAAACG GTTACAATTAAGGTTCCTCAGAAAAATTCATAA